One Glycine soja cultivar W05 chromosome 2, ASM419377v2, whole genome shotgun sequence genomic region harbors:
- the LOC114378625 gene encoding uncharacterized protein LOC114378625, which translates to MEGKLSRAAKKITSSSIQELSQLAQRCNAINLAEGFPDFPSPPHLKNAAVSAINSDFNQYRHVQGVCDLLAKMVKQMHGLDIDPVTDVAICCGQSEAFAAAIFATIDPGDEVILFDPSYETYEGCVAMAGGVPIHVPLDPPQWTLDPSKLLRSFTEKTKAIVLNSPHNPTGKVFTKEELEIIAGECCSRNCLAITDEVYEHITYDNLKHISLASFPGMLERTVITSSLSKSFSVTGWRVGWAIAPAFLASAIRNIHGRVTDSAPAPFQEAALTALRSPPEYFESLRRDYQSKRDYIIKLLDGVGFKIVFIPQGSFFLFAELPDNWLLSDVEFVKKLIIEAGVVAVPGQGFFHTNLSSNEVSSLNYQKRYVRFAFCKSDTTLTTVAERLGKLLDAAGHLALH; encoded by the exons atggaAGGAAAGTTGTCGCGTGCAGCAAAGAAGATTACATCGTCTTCCATTCAAGAACTGTCCCAGCTCGCTCAGAGATGCAACGCCATCAACCTCGCCGAGGGCTTCCCCGACTTCCCCTCCCCTCCCCACCTCAAAAACGCCGCCGTTTCTGCCATCAATTCCGACTTCAACCAGTACAG GCACGTGCAAGGTGTGTGTGATCTCTTGGCCAAGATGGTGAAGCAAATGCATGGTTTAGACATCGACCCTGTTACTGACGTAGCTATTTGCTGCGGTCAAAGCGAGGCATTCGCAGCTGCAATCTTTGCAA CAATTGATCCGGGTGACGAAGTCATACTTTTTGACCCTTCCTATGAAACGTATGAAGGATGTGTTGCCATGGCCGGGGGAGTCCCT ATTCACGTGCCACTTGACCCGCCTCAATGGACTCTGGATCCAAGCAAATTACTCCGATCATTTACTGAGAAAACCAAAGCCATAGTGCTGAACAG TCCTCACAATCCTACTGGAAAGGTTTTCACAAAAGAGGAACTTGAGATTATTGCTGGAGAATGCTGCAGCCGGAATTGCCTGGCTATAACAGATGAA GTATATGAGCATATAACGTATGACAACCTAAAACATATATCCCTGGCCTCATTTCCTGGAATGCTAGAGCGGACTGTTATAACGTCTTCTTTGTCAAAATCATTCAGCGTCACAG GTTGGAGGGTTGGATGGGCAATTGCACCAGCTTTTCTTGCGTCTGCTATCAGAAATATTCACGGAAGAGTTACAGATTCTGCTCCGGCACCTTTTCAGGAAGCTGCATTGACTGCTTTGAGAAGTCCCCCTGAATACTTTGAATCACTCAGAAGA GACTATCAATCAAAAAGAGACTATATCATCAAGTTGCTAGATGGAGTAGGTTTTAAGATAGTGTTTATACCTCAGGGTTCCTTCTTCTTATTTGCCGAGCTTCCTGACAATTGGCTCCTTTCAGAT GTAGAATTTGTTAAGAAACTGATAATAGAAGCAGGGGTAGTGGCTGTTCCAGGTCAAGGATTTTTTCATACAAACTTGTCTTCAAATGAAGTTTCTAGCTTAAACTACCAGAAGAGATACGTCAGGTTTGCGTTCTGCAAGAGTGATACAACTTTGACTACGGTTGCAGAAAGACTGGGTAAGCTTTTGGATGCTGCAGGGCATCTTGCGCTACACTAA
- the LOC114369337 gene encoding leucine-rich repeat extensin-like protein 3, whose translation MCDECKLPPPPPPPKPIECPPPPSPPPPIPPSPPPPLPPSPPPPVIKCPPPPKPLPLPPPPPVVVECPPPPKPPCGGGGVDCLLPTFPETPDGPHYLLSPPGLPSPGTLDLDDIINGANMINPLLRYFSLHSFTFLLLLCLPYFLFV comes from the coding sequence ATGTGCGATGAGTGCAAGCTTCCACCTCCACCTCCTCCTCCTAAACCAATAGAGTGTCCACCGCCACCGTCCCCTCCACCACCGATACCACCATCGCCTCCACCACCATTGCCGCCATCACCTCCACCTCCGGTTATTAAATGTCCTCCGCCGCCAAAACCACTACCACTGCCGCCACCACCACCCGTGGTTGTTGAATGTCCACCGCCGCCAAAACCACCGTGCGGAGGCGGAGGTGTTGACTGCTTGCTGCCCACTTTTCCGGAGACACCAGACGGACCCCATTACCTACTATCGCCACCGGGCCTTCCGTCGCCAGGAACGCTAGATCTTGATGACATTATCAACGGTGCAAACATGATTAATCCACTGCTACGCTACTTCTCGTTGCACTCCTTCacttttcttctccttctttgcCTTCCCTATTTCTTGTTCGTTTGA
- the LOC114369348 gene encoding acanthoscurrin-2-like has product MTAESLFGSRGGGTRYSPGPFGGIGNGGSGGGGGASGGNGGGGASGGGDGRFGGEGDGGKGGGGDGGKGGGGDSGIGGGKGGGGDGGNGGGGDGGNGGGGDGGNGGGGASGIGGGGHSLGGGGGSSHSLHIMCGTWSSFPTVKVVWVAVAVTETVEDRSKITKHIRGKGAMFFELEMAFGYEGDRYIICLCIGGPWPHHLLLFYLLRYRLIIIE; this is encoded by the exons ATGACTGCAGAATCACT GTTCGGATCGCGCGGTGGTGGCACTAGGTATTCGCCGGGTCCGTTTGGTGGGATCGGCAATGGGGGtagcggtggtggtggtggtgcaagTGGTGgtaatggtggtggtggagccagtggtggtggtgatggtagATTTGGCGGCGAAGGAGATGGCGGTAAGGGTGGCGGAGGAGATGGCGGTAAGGGTGGCGGAGGAGATAGCGGTATAGGTGGCGGTAAGGGTGGCGGAGGTGATGGTGGTAACGGTGGTGGAGGTGATGGTGGTAACGGTGGTGGAGGTGATGGTGGTAACGGTGGTGGAGGTGCTAGTGGTATCGGCGGCGGAGGACACTCTTTAGGGGGTGGGGGTGGAAGCTCGCACTCCTTGCACATTATGTGTGGAACTTGGTCGAGTTTTCCCACTGTTAAGGTTGTTTGGGTGGCGGTGGCTGTGACTGAAACAGTGGAGGATAGGAGCAAAATAACGAAGCACATAAGAGGAAAAGGAGCCATGTTTTTTGAGTTGGAAATGGCTTTTGGTTACGAGGGAGACCGATATATTATATGCTTGTGTATTGGTGGCCCGTGGCCGCACCATTTATTGCTATTTTATCTTCTACGATATCGTCTCATAATCATCGAATAA
- the LOC114378635 gene encoding histone H1-like, protein MSKANAKNKSPSTELHPPYFEMIADAISSLKDRTGSSQPAIAKFIEDKHSKVLPPNFRKLLSVQLKKLVKSEKLYKVKNSYKLSSATDKETQKNTETEPKQKVEKKKKKKKKVGEKIKRLSQVKTPETLKKKAPTKKDAAATKKKSASAVEGSGGGKVKCLSQVKTPEALKKKKPNLTPKPSRPNRNARK, encoded by the exons atGTCAAAAGCAAACGCAAAGAACAAATCCCCCTCCACCGAGCTCCACCCTCCTTACTTCGAG ATGATTGCGGATGCGATATCGTCCTTGAAAGACCGCACGGGTTCGAGCCAGCCAGCGATAGCCAAGTTCATCGAGGACAAGCACAGCAAAGTGCTCCCTCCCAACTTCCGGAAACTTCTCTCCGTTCAGTTGAAGAAACTCGTCAAATCGGAGAAGCTTTACAAGGTCAAAAACTCTTACAAACTTTCTTCCGCCACGGACAAAGAGACCCAGAAGAATACCGAAACCGAGCCCAAACAGAAGgttgaaaagaagaagaagaagaagaagaaggtgggTGAGAAGATTAAGAGGCTGAGCCAAGTGAAGACACCCGAAACTCTGAAGAAGAAAGCACCCACCAAGAAGGACGCGGCGGCAACTAAGAAGAAATCTGCGTCGGCGGTGGAAGGTTCAGGAGGAGGGAAAGTGAAGTGTTTGAGTCAGGTGAAGACCCCTGAGgccttgaagaagaagaagcccaATTTGACACCCAAACCTTCCAGGCCCAACAGGAATGCTAGGAAATGA